The DNA sequence TGTCCAACCCTAAAATCTTTGTCAGAAATATGTTAGTACTAGAAAGAGAATGAAACAAGAAATCTTGATACAACATAGTAGGAATTTCAATAACTGGAATCGAGAAAATACCTTCATGATGTACTCTACAACAAGGCTTGTCTCTTGCTCTCCAAGAGCTAATGACTGGAAAACAACATTGCGTCAGTAATCACTACATAGTACATATTCAAAAGAATCAACATCTGTAGCAAGAACAAGTACCTTCATGAATATATCAAGATCACCATCAGGTTTTATCCCCGCAATCTTTTCTCTTCTTGCTAGTTCTACTAGCATATCTGTCACCAAACATTCATGTCAACACTTCATCAAACACAAACCATGCACAAATAAGTACACATTTCCCAAACCTTACCATATTTGAATCCAACACCTTGACACCGTCCTGCAAAGTCAAGAGTCTCCCTTACAGTCATCTCCGCCGCAAACCAGTCCTGTTGACTGACATAAGCCGACGTCCTCTGCGGCACAAACTCGTTTAAGCCATGGCCATTGTATGTTGTGCTACCTGACATCTTCAAAGTGATCAAACATAAACAAATGAGTACTAATAATTTAAGCTGAAGTCGCAAAATCAGCAACTATCATAAACTCCATGAGCATGCAAGATACACAAGTTAAACCACTACCTGAAGACCAGTTCCAAGGCGTCCGGCGAGAGCCAATAGTAGCGTCGTCTTGCCGGAGCTCGGCGGACCCAATAACAACGTCAATCTGAAACACAGCACCAAAAATCTTATTAAAGTTCACTGGACTGAAAATTCAGCAACTCAGTACTACTAGTCGAAGCTTAGATAAGTACCTTGAAGGTCTTATAATCCCACTAATGTTGTCTAAAATCGTTAATTTGCTTCTCTTGCTCCTTAATAGCCGTAATTGCCTCAGAAGTGACTAAAATCACATTCAGAAAAATACAAAAGTCTAATCCGTTATATGCATGGGTAACGAAAATTGACTCAGAATTAAAGAGAGTACAAATCTAGCTACCTCGGTCATATTGAATACGAAATTCGGAATAGTTGGCAGTGCTCTGCTTCCCACATGGACGAAAGCTTCAACGTTCAATTTCTGAAACCGCACCTCGATCTTCGGAAACTCCAAATCTACTCTGTACACCCGAATTTGATCCAAATTTTAAGAATCAAAACTACCaaataacaaattaaaaacacaaaagttGCATAATTTAGAAAGAACACTCTGTTTGATtgctgaaaaaaaaagtgagtgaAAGCAGAGACTTGAGCAGTAACATTGGTATTGTTATTGCTTGAATTTCTCCGTTCTTCTTTTGTTCAATATATTTCTCAGCAACCAAACAGACTCAAACCACCAAAATATTTCGAGACAGACGCTTACGCGTTAAATCGGAGTCGCATTTTCTCAAAGAAGTGCTCGGGGTCATCTTCAGCCGAGTTAACAAGCCGATCAAGCAGTAGCTTCAGCTCCTGAGCCTCCAGCTCGCTGACGTCAACCTCCTTGGCGTCTCCCACGATGTTCTTGAAAATGCCACGTCGGACTCTGGAGTATGTCGGCAGCCTCTCCAGCGCCGCCCACCGCAGCGCCTCCTCGTCCTCCCCCTCCACCCGAAACGACGCCGTCCTCGCAAACGCGTTCTCCGCCGAGTTCCACATTATTATTTCTCCGGATCTTGAGATACTCAGAATCTCATCATAGCTAgtgttttagagagagaaaaaatgaagaTGCAGGGTTTGATACTTTGATTGATTGGGAGGGGATGGATGGACTAGTGTCGTCTCTGATCAGCTGAAAATGGTGGTTGGGGTCTCTGCGCGCATTTAATAGCCTcttggtttctctctctaaagggtcttggttttttgtttttggtttggttcttcttctccttcttcttctctctctctctctaacgaGCACGTTAAAGCGTTTCACAGTTTTTGCAGGGACAGGGAAAACAGAGAGGGTCGCATTTAATAGCCGCGGGAAAGATGCAAAAGGGCACGAGGCGTCTTTGAAACGCCCCAGCCCCACTCGCGCGGTGTCTCCATTCGCTCCGGAAATGGACATTCTTATTCATCCGACGGCTGGAAGTGGCGCGTAGGGTCTTAAGTGGGGATGATTTTGAATGAAACGGCGGGGAAGCCAGGAGGGATTACTggggtttaattttttttaacggTAAGTTAAAAAAACGGCGGGTAGGAGGGTGTCGGCCGTTTAGTTCAGAAATATTATTGGAAAAACAAAGGTTGGTGTTTCACCTTTTAACCCCAAAAATGGGTTTCCTCCTAGAGTATGGAAAAAGGTCTACTGTTTTCTCGCCTAACCTACCTACTAAACTTTTTCAATTATTGCATGTTATAATGTAGCCATTAATAGATTTAAGGTCTAACGATACTGATcgtaatattaatttttttttttaaatgttacTGTTTACATAAGTGAAGTACCTAACTAAAACCACACTTATTGCATGCTAATAATTGAAGCTGCCCGTCAATGGAGCCATCAAGTCACCTGAAGATTATATATGATATTAGAGCTCTTGCTAAATCTTtgtctattataacttttaaacttttttttataaaggaacctttaaacttttttttatgGAGACAAATTTTGTAGCAGATGTCATAGCTAATCTAGGGCATAATTTCAATATTACTAGTGCTTTTTGGACCAATACGGTTCCGAAAGATGTCTCAAATGCCCTGTTGTTTGACCGTGTTAGTTGTGGTTGCGCCATGGGCTtccaaattaattaataatcttttcgtataacaaaaaaaaaaatttaagctgCCCGTGAATCTGTGATGGATAGGTAATGATACTTCGGATGAGTCCATTGCTTTTGAGAGCTTCAGTACACCACTATGGCATGGCAGTTCTTACCATAAAACGAAAGTATATTTTGAAGTATTACCAAAAGAGGAACTCAGAGAAGTTGACTTTTGTATAGCATGTGTTTGTCTGTGGTATTGTATGTGAAACTCCAAATAACCCCAGCTAGCTATGATCTCAGCAAGTCCTACTATATGTGATCATAAACCAGTAAATTTAATTGCCAATCAAGCTTACTACAATTCTAACCAAATAATATTCATTCCACATATATATTATACCATGTCAATTCAATGATATACAGGGCCTTAATATTACATGAATACTAGTCTTGTATGTTGATGCAGTGCATGGGGGTAACTCCATGGATCATATATGGTTTCCTATTTACAAGATATAAGAACaattccaacagcttccctataatttttatatttaaaaatcaaagttttaacctatttttcttttcaaactcCAATAGATtttctattttacaacaatctctaaaatctccatagttcttccttaaaattttagagattgctgtaaatttagggaatttggttttttcTTTCCTCACTATTCCTAAAATGGGGATAGTTATATGAAATTTGTTGAAGCAAAAGAGtctcatttttctttaaattagtgaaaaatcaaaatatgggccGGGCTCTAAGTGAGGGAATGTGGTTGCTAGCTTTTCATTCTCAGCCTCTAAGCTAGCTCAGGATTAAATCTTAATAAATGCATTCAATTTGGAAGGTAAGAGAGAGCTGTATACAGAAGAGGGTTTTGCATCCATCTATTTGTCAACTCAATTAGAAACTGGTCAATCAAGAAAAGGGTTTTGCTTCCCTTTGCTTCCTGCGCGCCAACTGCATTCTGCATTTTATTCCATTCGCATGCAGCTAGCTACTTGTAGTTGGCAAAGAGGTTGAGATATTAATGGTAGTTAAATGCTTGAGGACCCGCATGCATTGAAATATGTAACCGTAGCTACAAACTAATTAATAATACTGCATAATTATATCcagcaaaatatatatatgatcaattaatatatacatgtgtgtaTGAATCACCggaagaaaaaagaggaaaaacccATGTGATTACAGTATGTGGTTTCCAGGATCGAAAGAAAATTCAAGCATGTGATCTAACTTCTGGTGGTGGAATTTATTGCTCTGTGAGTTCATGATCGCTGTGCAGAACTTAATTTGACAAAAAATTGGTTTGAAATTTCAATGTTATTGATTATTGACTATAACTCCAAGAACAACATAAATGGCGATCGATCAAAGAAGTTTTCATGAATCCATCTTTATCTGCTGCAAGAATATTCTTGCAATATATGAAGATCGAActagggtttatatatatatataacgcaTAACATTTTTTCTTGGGATCGGATCGAGCAGCTTGgattttttcattattttgatcCAATCGAATTTGTACGTCCATGGCTTTAATTTGGTTGGGCATTTTGCTCGGCCAATTTAGACAGGAAGGCATGATCCAACGTTAGTAATCCATCAGTCATTGCTTGCTTCAATGCATTGCTCTCTGGCACAtgcatatatcatatatgtgtatGTGTACTTTAGTCTCGATCGGATGTGACTAGCTACTTCAATTTCTCATCATCTTGTCTCGGATGGCTGCACCCACAATTGCGGTTCAGTTACAATGAAGCTTGCATGTCCGAACTTTGCACAaggataaaataaaaataacaccGTCCAAAcagtctcatttttctcattcatGATCTGTAAATCTAAAGATATATAAGCATAAAAGACTTGTATACATATGCGTGTCCACGAAATTGAGAAGTCAAATTAATTAACCTCGTTATTGATCTTAACCATCGTCTACTGCTCTAGCAAAACATGTGGTGAAGAAATTGAACAAAAGGAAAGTCTACTGGTTGGTGAGAGTGGTTTACAAAATCACACTTGTCCTTCATGTAGCGACTCGTACACCATGAACTGAACTGGTACACTTATGGTTGCTAGTTATGATAGCAACAGTACCATATTTAATGTACCTGTTTCGTAATCTATATTCAAGAGCATACTTAAATTCTATTCAAGAACGTATTTGTTCTCCAGGAGGAACAAAATTTTGGTCATCCACAACGTATCTGCCTCCATCTACTTCCAATTCCACGTAAACTTCAGTGGGATCATATAATTGAAGCAAACAAAGACATTTGCAATGCTCGGTTGCTGTACAATTTGGGCCAGATCGGGACCTTAAATGTTGTCAATTCTATCAAATGGGCCCATCCACCCGTGGCCCAATTTACACTTCCCAGGGGCCGGGGAATTTGCATGTGCATGGGGCGGTTTTCTACTTTCCTTTGCTTTTGAATTTTTAATCCCCATCCTGTTCTTCATATTTAACACTACGTACAGAATTCCAATTACTCTTTTCACCAACCCAGCAAAGTAACAGAGAGAGTAGTAACTCACCACTGTCACCAGTAACCACTCCCTAAATTATTAATTTGTTTGGTTGGAGCTAGTGGCGTTGggtttattaattaatttgtttttactcCAACATCTTCCCCATGCATCTtcttcgatctctctctctctctctctctctctctctctctggatgTCCACCTCTTTGCTTGGTAATCTTCGCAGCGATGGACTTCCAAGTCCTCCGGTGGATTTTTCAGTCAGGTCCGAATCGATGCTGATGATTGAGTTGGCATATTTATACGTTACTTTGTGGATCAATCATTTCTACCATGCTAAACATTAAGTGCCTGACTTCTTTCGTATTTAATTTGTATATGTTTTGATATCTCGTCTGAAGAGTTTTTTCTTAAACTGAGTTCTCGAAATTAAAGAAACACATGTTTCATGTTTATAAATACAGTGGCATTTTCTACGTACTCAGATGCTGACGTTTTGGTTCCTAATTAAACTGCATGCAGGTATTGGTATTGATTAAGCTAGGATCACAAGTTATTCATATCCGATTGTTGAGACTGTTCAAAGAAGCCATACCCCCGGGAGCCCTGGCTGCATCCGGTAGTGGAGCGCATGATAGTTTTCTCCTCTCCAATTCAATTCGATTTATATATGACGGTTGAAGCTCTAATGAGCGAAGAAAAGATTGAGTAGGATTTGGTACCGATATTTTTCAGCAAATCTGCCTAAAAGACAGCAGATAGTAGGAGATAGAGATAGGCTAGCTGTGTCCATTGCAGACAAATTAAAACTAGATCGATTAGTGAATTCTACTTCTTTTTTGTTAGTCATTTTCCCATATGTAAATCTTGTAAACACTGAGGAACTCAAAACTGCTATAGGTTCTTCATCTTGATCATGTACAGTGATTGATCCAGCCTCAATCTACAAGCCACCATTCATGCCGTACTAAGTGACCAACCAATGTCGTATATAGTTGCATGCTATAGATTTATCTCCAATATTAAAAGATTAAAGTTCACATCTAATGGAGAATTGCATGATCACTTGGTATTCAGAAAATGCATATCAACAAAGTACAACAAGATGCTCTGTTGGTTATGATTTAACCTCCATGTAAATCTACGACATATATACAATACTTCAAGCCCCATCTCTTAGAGGATGCCTAAGAGCCAAAATTCATCATACGTAGTGGAGGCAATGTTGAGTCACCAAGTACAGTCCATCgcaatgtcttttttttttttaatgaattttcttcttttatgaCTTTGGAAAATCATAAAAAACAATTGGGCCAAAATTTTTGAGTTTCGTAAGTGCAAAAAATGCTTTAAAATCATGATTTGAGGATGGAAAAATGTTGGTGTAATTAAAAACATAtaattttgacccaaaaaacCCTGTGCTATAATCCACAATTTTAGGTAAAAAATCAATTTAGTTTGTGTCCGAAAACTCATATGGTTGGTATCCAAATGTGTTAGAACATCATTAATTCGTTATCGGAACACCGCATAGTTTGTCCAGGTCGGGCCCTTAAATGTTTACTACCCTATGCATAAGCCGCTCCACCAGTGCGGCCCGGCCCAATTTATACTTCTCAGTTCTCACACCGTTGTCTGGTACGGTATCTGGGCCCTTAAATGTTGCAATCCAATACATAATCCTCTCCACGAGTGCGGCCCGGCCCAACTGTGTACTTCCCAAAACGATGTCGTTTAATCTCACCATTTACCCCTGCTCGTCGCAGAAACAGAACGAAGAAAATAGGGCGCGCTAAAAAATGGAGGAAAGCTCCGGCGCTCTGTCCGACGCCgcaatcgaaaccctaagaagcCGAGGATGGTACTTCGGCGGCGACTTGGAGCAAGTCCAAGCGATGATCCTGATCCACTCCGCTTTGGCCGACGACACCCGGACGGTGGTGAACTCAGTCGAATCGGAGCTCCTCAACATGGATCTCAAATCCGTCGGAGCCAAGTCGTTGCCCGACCCGGCCACTCTTCGCAAGTCATCTCATCTTCTCGGTCCCAAAGTTCTCCAGGCAAAAATACACCTTCATCGAATATTCGAATTATTATGCTTAGGCTGTGTTTGGCTGCTTAGAAATttatgattttgtttgtttgttttgatcagATAGCTTGGGTTAGAGACATTACGAGTAGTAATGTTGACGATTTTGCGAGGAATTCTAGTCGGCGGCTTTTGAAACTTGGTCTCAGTGATGGACATGGTGAGGTAGCAGCTATAGAGTACTTGCATATCCCTTCATTCTCCGACGACGTCGTTCCGGGCACTAAGGTAGTGTGTGGATTCATGCTTGGAAAGTTCAGCTTGATTTTTAAGTATAGGCTGCAGTGTTTGATTCAATTCTTATGGATTTAGCTTTTAGCATGATGAAGTGAGAATTGAGAAGCATTAATAGTTAGGATGATACCAAATTAAGAAAATCTATCGAAAAATTAAGTAGTTCTTTGTTTCGCTTTGTTTGTCTTGGAAATCCTGATAGAAACATGCTTAAGCTGAAGACTCTTAATGGAAGAACCCAAGAAATTTGTATATTTGTCAATTATTTTATGGAGTGTACCATTATTTGCTACACAATAGAGCTTTTTCGCACCTATATAGGGAGAAACTTGCAACTATACTTCATCATTCCCTACTTACTGTGTTTATTGGATATTGCTGGTGGTGTAAACCTCAATATGAATTTTAGGACATGTTTTTAGTGTCTGAACCGTAACCCCAGTTTCTTAAGTTACTTATGTGAAGTAACCTGAGGGCATATATGAAGCCTGTATCTGAAGTCATTACTTACCGTTTGTTTATGTGTCACTGCCTTCTGATTTGCAGGTCCGCCTGGAAAATAAAGCTATTATACGAAATGGGATAGTATGTTTGACTCCTAAAGTCTTGACCGTGTTAGGAGGTGTTGTTCAGTCCCTTTATGAAGAATGGCAGATGAATAAAAAATATTCAGGTTTTTCGCGTTCAACTCTAAGGCTTTCAAAGGAAAGCGATGGTAATGGCCCTCCTCCATTTGAGAAGTTGCAAGTTGGGGCACCCAAAACTCAGTTTCCTCGGCAGGACAAGTCCTGTCAGTATTCTTGAGCTATTGATTATATAAGATTTTATAAGTCATTATTTGTCTCTCAAAATAATCTTCAGCCACTCATTATTAGTAATGCATGCGTAACTCATAGGCAGCATGTGATGATTTGCAGATCAGTCTGATGTTAACACTAAGAGCAGCGATCCTACTATCAGATCTTCTGAGATAAGACCATCTGGAAAGCAACAGCAGATCCTTCTTTCAAAGTCAAATGGTATTGATAACCCTAATAAGAAAAATGACTTGGATGTCAATCTAAAGACGGATTCTGTTAATGAAAGAACTGAAGAGAAACCTAGTAGCTCTGCAACAAGGCCAAAAGAAGGTGGAGCTTCATATGTCCAGCCTGCAACTTTTTCTTATTAATGTCACTAGTATCACTACTTATCACAAATTAACTACATGCAATAGATTTAATTATTCACTAGTATCATGACATGCTAATGTATCCATGGCTTCTACAGTTGTTGAAGCTGTCCCTGTTCAAAACCAAGCAGCAGCACAGAAACTCCTCCagaaaatgagtcatcaaaacCAGGATAGTAGGCATTCAAGAGGTAGAAAATTTAGAGGCAAGGGTAGGGAGGAAGAGTcggaggtattcactttggaagAATGGGAAAAGAGGAAAGCTGGGGCAAAGCCTTCCATAACCGCCACTTCTGCAGTTGTTCATCGTGATGAGGAACTTGCTTGGCGGCTTCAAAATCAGTTTGATTTAGAAGATTCTCATGTTAGTTTTCTCGCACCATTGAGTCTCATTTTGTTattgttcttcttgttgtcttccaaggttttgaacttttgatgtCATTATGCTGTGATTTCAGGCACAAATGGGTCCTCAAAATGTGGAGGCAGAGGATATTAAATTGAGCATGTTTAAGTATGAGAAGAATGACGACTGGGGTAGTGGAATGGGAAATgagaggagagggagagggagaggaagaggaagagggaaAGGGAGAGGAAGGGGAAGAAGGGATGACGATGGTGAGGGTTATGGAATGGAACACGGGAGGAGCGGAAGTGGGAGAGGATGGGGAAGAAGGGATGATGATGGTGGGGGTTCTGGAATGGAACACGGGAGGAGCGGAAGTGGGAGAGGATGGGGAAGAAGGGATGATGATAGTGGGGGTTCTGGAATGGAACACGGAAGGAGCGGAAGTGGGAGAGGAAGGGATGATGATAGTGGGGGTTATGGAATGGAACACGGAAGGAGCGGAAGTGGGAGAGGAAGGGATGATGATAGTGGGGGTTATGGAATGGAACACGGAAGGAGCGGAAGTGGGAGAGGAAGGGATGATGATAGTGGGGGTTATGGAATGGAACACGGAAGGAGCGGAAGTGGGAGAGGAAGGGGAAGGTGGAGCAGAGGGAGATGAAGTGGAAcatttgattgaatttttgTACCTCCTATTTGATGTTccaatcttttttgttttgtatcagGTAGTTCTTGATACATGGTCGTGGTGAAATCTCATTTCTTAGTGTATTTTGCCGGTTTTGCTTCATTTGCTCTCATTACTCGACAGAGTTTTGTCTGTCGTTTCTTTACGTCATATCTGATGAATTGAGGAGTTTTGTTGTTCACGTACGAGTGTCGGTTAACAATACCACGGAAAAGAATTGTTTTCAAAAAAATCTCCATGGCTACCGAACCTTCGTTAGCCTTATCTTAAAGCTTAAATGGGCGTGTCATTAATCCTAATTGTTTGCAAGTTAAAGATGCCCaaatctcaattaaccaagCATTTAAAAGAAGCATATGACATATCGATCGGACCATTTTGGTAGGGTTAAACTTGTTGACATCATCGTGTGCGCCACATGGGCTTCATTCTCTACTGCTATAGGGTCCAGAGTACTGCTATAGAGTCCTACTCTGGACCAATGAAAACTAACTAGCCGCCCCCTGTTCCTACTCTACTACCAACTTATTTGAGCGTTCCCAGCTTCCAATTTTAAATTGCTATAAAGCTTTCAACTTTAACTAGCCGTcgtcttcttctgcttcttcttcttgcttcgcACACGCACTTGTCGTGAAGCGTGTCCGACTCTGCTCCGATAACCATGGATTCACATCTAATCCAGCCGTTGATCGCGTTCCTAATCTCGACCTTCGTGGCCGCCCGAGCCTACCGCAGGGAATCACTCGACTTTTCCGGCGCAATCGCCGGCCTCGCGGTTATGACTCTTCACATTGCAGTCGGATACAGGTCAGCCCAGATTCTCCTCTGCTCATTCCTATTAGACGCAGAAACCACTAAAGTTTTCATCTTGTTTTGCTCCGTGCAGGTACGGAGCTGTGTTGCTCGTCTTCTTTTTCACCTCGTCCAAGCTCACCAAGGTTGGTGAAGACAAGAAGCGTAGAGTTGACCCTGAATTCAAAGAAGGCGGTCAACGGAATTGGTACTACTGTTCAGGGTTTTCTCTGCGATCATCGTCCTTAATTTTGTTGTTTCTGTCTTTTATTGAAAGGtggttgccttttttttttttttttattcgttTCTTTCAGGATACAGGTTCTATCGAATGCAGGGATTTCCTCTGTTTTGGTTGTGGGGCTTTGGACGCTGACGGGTTTGGAA is a window from the Rosa chinensis cultivar Old Blush chromosome 2, RchiOBHm-V2, whole genome shotgun sequence genome containing:
- the LOC112189482 gene encoding tudor domain-containing protein 3 isoform X1, encoding MEESSGALSDAAIETLRSRGWYFGGDLEQVQAMILIHSALADDTRTVVNSVESELLNMDLKSVGAKSLPDPATLRKSSHLLGPKVLQIAWVRDITSSNVDDFARNSSRRLLKLGLSDGHGEVAAIEYLHIPSFSDDVVPGTKVRLENKAIIRNGIVCLTPKVLTVLGGVVQSLYEEWQMNKKYSGFSRSTLRLSKESDGNGPPPFEKLQVGAPKTQFPRQDKSYQSDVNTKSSDPTIRSSEIRPSGKQQQILLSKSNGIDNPNKKNDLDVNLKTDSVNERTEEKPSSSATRPKEVVEAVPVQNQAAAQKLLQKMSHQNQDSRHSRGRKFRGKGREEESEVFTLEEWEKRKAGAKPSITATSAVVHRDEELAWRLQNQFDLEDSHAQMGPQNVEAEDIKLSMFKYEKNDDWGSGMGNERRGRGRGRGRGKGRGRGRRDDDGEGYGMEHGRSGSGRGWGRRDDDGGGSGMEHGRSGSGRGWGRRDDDSGGSGMEHGRSGSGRGRDDDSGGYGMEHGRSGSGRGRDDDSGGYGMEHGRSGSGRGRDDDSGGYGMEHGRSGSGRGRGRWSRGR
- the LOC112189482 gene encoding tudor domain-containing protein 3 isoform X2 produces the protein MEESSGALSDAAIETLRSRGWYFGGDLEQVQAMILIHSALADDTRTVVNSVESELLNMDLKSVGAKSLPDPATLRKSSHLLGPKVLQIAWVRDITSSNVDDFARNSSRRLLKLGLSDGHGEVAAIEYLHIPSFSDDVVPGTKVRLENKAIIRNGIVCLTPKVLTVLGGVVQSLYEEWQMNKKYSGFSRSTLRLSKESDDQSDVNTKSSDPTIRSSEIRPSGKQQQILLSKSNGIDNPNKKNDLDVNLKTDSVNERTEEKPSSSATRPKEVVEAVPVQNQAAAQKLLQKMSHQNQDSRHSRGRKFRGKGREEESEVFTLEEWEKRKAGAKPSITATSAVVHRDEELAWRLQNQFDLEDSHAQMGPQNVEAEDIKLSMFKYEKNDDWGSGMGNERRGRGRGRGRGKGRGRGRRDDDGEGYGMEHGRSGSGRGWGRRDDDGGGSGMEHGRSGSGRGWGRRDDDSGGSGMEHGRSGSGRGRDDDSGGYGMEHGRSGSGRGRDDDSGGYGMEHGRSGSGRGRDDDSGGYGMEHGRSGSGRGRGRWSRGR